The following are from one region of the Sciurus carolinensis chromosome 14 unlocalized genomic scaffold, mSciCar1.2 SUPER_4_x, whole genome shotgun sequence genome:
- the LOC124973066 gene encoding LOW QUALITY PROTEIN: atypical chemokine receptor 3-like (The sequence of the model RefSeq protein was modified relative to this genomic sequence to represent the inferred CDS: inserted 1 base in 1 codon) has translation MDLNLFNYMEPENLSDFSWPCNSSDGILVDTVQCPIMPHKSILLYVLSFIYIFIFVIGMIANSVVVWVNIHTKTTGYATHCYMLNLAILDLCVVLTIPVWVVSLVQHNQWPMGELNCKVTHLIFSINLFGSIFFLTSSSSHRKMVXRILCVLVWLLAFCVSVPDTYYLKTVTSASTNETYCWSFYPEHSIKEWLISMELVSVDLGFAIPFAIIAIFYLMLTRGLLVSGDQEKHSSQKIIFSYMVVFLVCWLPHHVVVQLDIFSILHYLPFTCQLDNALFTALHATQCLLLVHYCVNPVLYSFINHSYRYKLMKAFVFKYSAKTGLSKVIDTSRVSETECLVLEQNTK, from the exons ATGGATCTGAATCTCTTCAACTACATGGAGCCAGAGAACCTCTCTGACTTCAGCTGGCCATGTAACAGCAGTGATGGCATCCTGGTGGACACGGTGCAGTGCCCCATCATGCCCCACAAGAGCATCCTGCTCTATGTGCTTTCCTTCATCTACATTTTCATCTTTGTGATTGGCATGATCGCCAACTCTGTGGTGGTCTGGGTGAACATCCACACCAAGACCACAGGCTACGCCACCCACTGCTACATGTTGAACCTTGCCATTTTGGACCTGTGTGTGGTCCTCACCATCCCAGTCTGGGTGGTCAGCCTGGTGCAGCACAACCAGTGGCCCATGGGTGAGCTCAACTGCAAGGTCACACACTTAATTTTCTCCATCAACCTCTTTGGCAGCATCTTCTTCCtcaccagctcctccagccacaggaaGATGG GTCGCATCCTTTGTGTCCTGGTGTGGCTGCTAGCCTTCTGTGTGTCTGTCCCTGACACCTACTACCTGAAGACCGTCACATCTGCTTCTACCAATGAGACCTACTGCTGGTCCTTCTACCCTGAGCACAGCATCAAGGAGTGGTTGATCAGCATGGAGCTGGTCTCTGTTGATTTGGGCTTTGCCATCCCCTTCGCCATCATAGCTATCTTCTACCTAATGCTCACCAGAGGCCTCTTGGTGTCAGGCGACCAGGAGAAGCACAGTAGCCAAAAGATCATCTTTTCCTACATGGTGGTCTTCCTGGTGTGCTGGCTCCCCCACCACGTGGTGGTGCAGCTGGACATCTTCTCCATCCTGCACTACCTCCCCTTCACCTGCCAGCTGGATAATGCACTCTTCACAGCACTGCATGCCACACAGTGCCTGTTGCTGGTGCACTATTGTGTCAATCCCGTGCTCTACAGCTTCATCAACCACAGCTATCGGTACAAGCTAATGAAGGCCTTTGTCTTCAAGTACTCTGCCAAAACAGGACTCAGCAAGGTCATTGACACCTCCAGAGTGTCAGAGACAGAGTGCTTGGTGCTGGAGCAGAACACCAAATGA